The following coding sequences are from one Nilaparvata lugens isolate BPH chromosome 4, ASM1435652v1, whole genome shotgun sequence window:
- the LOC111046810 gene encoding uncharacterized protein LOC111046810 isoform X2, whose product MDLFSDSDTSLQVTELPKYFQEFAGLNRSGILRKGRWSIKSFIETENDGDDEEEKDGEVEADLPICKFFDRWVEGRKLKKRREPRESEQSNQGDNRCKWLHSWTIRVLSRKEGSAVLMGQRASSANPRDIVGAVYIAGRVQEVVNSHEIKTTKGDFTLVGSITDEKKEIPSSVVKHFKDGFPLNWNEIISRHWVSNSASASSSDESIVVNTVGKRKKQVKSKQPSNALSLNKKKSKLGTKIGDQSPQIICKEISLSHWTLHRDPVEGFTLSGIVESSSNNAEIRVQQAGRILSRIGPKTVKTELGVFKLNGGISDRDKCLPELIKSKFAASFHCQWKRLLNSCLDKFPTGDKNRDSSNERNSLGSSFADESTAFDAKESQSTKDPSSRKRKFCEEPPTNKMEKRETGTLDNSLDESISISERDKENKEEESTTLNPSKKRAKKNTVKNPKGNTKEKRKSQKKSEKPLKDKVKPIEKEKTVKTVKKRQSVAAIEKPVAKKSVKGKAKPTNTKKKKKKDEKNKKNKDTDDDDCEFNINLEDALTNKNGNASLFSSFISDGVFGSASFKDFSLGGCLLSAKKSRSREGAETPPPTNMEWFDLLKNTTSNSIHSANSSIVSHANSKVKQEINKRVKKLNKASPKQSKKSKSKNPVKVTTKRNKDVDDLLQQMTSSRKGMSTPVLVRKMFRPRTPNSDNDSWDSDY is encoded by the exons GTAGGTGGTCAATAAAAAGTTTCATCGAAACTGAAAACGATGgcgatgatgaagaagagaaagatggcGAAGTGGAGGCAGATCTACCGATTTGCAAGTTTTTCGACAGATGGGTCGAAggaaggaaattgaaaaagaggCGGGAGCCACGTGAAAGCGAGCAATCCAATCAGGGAGACAATCGGTGCAAATGGCTGCACAGTTGGACCATTCGCGTTCTCTCCAGAAAGGAGGGCAGTGCAGTGCTCATGGGTCAGCGCGCATCATCCGC GAATCCAAGGGATATAGTTGGTGCAGTGTATATTGCAGGACGAGTCCAGGAAGTTGTCAATTCGCACGAAATAAAAACAACCAAAGGAGATTTCACATTAGTAGGAAGTATAACAGACGAGAAAAAAG AAATACCTAGCTCTGTGGTGAAGCATTTCAAGGATGGATTCCCATTAAACTGGAATGAAATTATTAGTAGGCATTGGGTTTCGAATTCTGCCTCTGCTTCATCTTCAGATG AAAGCATAGTAGTGAACACTGTTGGTAAGAGGAAGAAGCAAGTTAAATCCAAGCAGCCTTCCAATGCTCTTTCattgaacaagaagaagagcaaacttggaacaaaaataGGAGATCAATCGCCACAAATTATCTGCAAGGAGATATCGCTTTCGCATTGGACATTGCATCGTGACCCCGTTGAGGGATTCACACTTTCTGGAATCGTTGAAAG ttcttcaaatAATGCGGAGATTAGAGTACAGCAAGCTGGAAGAATTCTGTCAAGAATTGGACCCAAAACAGTGAAAACAGAACTGGGTGTGTTCAAATTGAATGGTGGAATCAGCGACAGAGACAAAT GTCTCCCAGAACTCATAAAATCCAAGTTTGCTGCCTCATTTCACTGTCAATGGAAAAGGTTGTTGAATAGCTGCTTAGATAAATTCCCTACAGGCGACAAGAATCGAGACTCTAGTAATGAGAGAAATTCACTAG gtTCAAGTTTTGCAGATGAAAGTACAGCGTTTGATGCCAAGGAATCACAGTCAACTAAG GATCCTTCTTCTAGAAAAAGAAAGTTTTGTGAAGAACCACCAACGAACAAAATGGAGAAAAGAGAAACAGGAACGTTGGATAACAGTTTAGAcgaatcaatttcaattagtGAAAGAGACAAGgaaaacaaagaagaagaatcgACCACTTTGAATCCCTCTAAGAAACGTGCGAAAAAAAATACCGTAAAAAATCCGAAAG gCAACACCAAGGAAAAACGTAAAAGTCAGAAGAAATCTGAAAAGCCCTTGAAGGATAAG gTTAAACCTATTGAGAAggaaaaaacagtaaaaaccgTAAAGAAAAGGCAGAGTGTTGCTGCAATTGAAAAGCCAGTTGCGAAGAAATCTGTGAAAGGTAAAGCGAAACCTACCAAtacaaagaaaaagaagaaaaaggatgagaaaaataaaaagaacaaGGACACTGATGATGACGACTGTGAATTCAACATCAATCTTGAAGATGCTCTCACTAACAAAAATG GAAATGCTTCATTGTTCTCATCATTCATCTCTGACGGTGTATTTGGTAGTGCCTCATTCAAAGACTTCTCGCTTGGTGGATGTCTGTTGAGTGCGAAAAAGTCGAGGAGTAGAGAGGGGGCTGAAACCCCTCCACCCACCAACATGGAGTGGTTCGATTTGCTCAAGAACACCACCTCCAACTCAATCCACAGCGCCAATAGCAGTATCGTTAGCCATGCTAATTCAAA GGTGAAACAAGAGATTAACAAGCGTGTGAAGAAGCTGAACAAAGCTTCTCCAAAACAGTCGAAGAAATCCAAGTCGAAGAATCCAGTAAAAGTTACAACAAAACGAAATAAGGATGTAGACGACCTACTACAGCAGATGACTTCATCGAGAAAAGGCATGTCCACTCCAGTCCTGGTGAGAAAGATGTTCCGACCCAGGACACCCAACTCGGACAATGACAGTTGGGATAGTGACTACTGA
- the LOC111046810 gene encoding uncharacterized protein LOC111046810 isoform X1: MDLFSDSDTSLQVTELPKYFQEFAGLNRSGILRKGRWSIKSFIETENDGDDEEEKDGEVEADLPICKFFDRWVEGRKLKKRREPRESEQSNQGDNRCKWLHSWTIRVLSRKEGSAVLMGQRASSANPRDIVGAVYIAGRVQEVVNSHEIKTTKGDFTLVGSITDEKKEIPSSVVKHFKDGFPLNWNEIISRHWVSNSASASSSDESIVVNTVGKRKKQVKSKQPSNALSLNKKKSKLGTKIGDQSPQIICKEISLSHWTLHRDPVEGFTLSGIVESSSNNAEIRVQQAGRILSRIGPKTVKTELGVFKLNGGISDRDKCLPELIKSKFAASFHCQWKRLLNSCLDKFPTGDKNRDSSNERNSLGSSFADESTAFDAKESQSTKDPSSRKRKFCEEPPTNKMEKRETGTLDNSLDESISISERDKENKEEESTTLNPSKKRAKKNTVKNPKGNTKEKRKSQKKSEKPLKDKVKPIEKEKTVKTVKKRQSVAAIEKPVAKKSVKGKAKPTNTKKKKKKDEKNKKNKDTDDDDCEFNINLEDALTNKNGNASLFSSFISDGVFGSASFKDFSLGGCLLSAKKSRSREGAETPPPTNMEWFDLLKNTTSNSIHSANSSIVSHANSKVKQEINKRVKKLNKASPKQSKKSKSKNPVKVTTKRNKDVDDLLQQMTSSRKGMSTPVLVRKMFRPRTPNSDNDSWDSDY, from the exons gAATTGCCGAAATATTTTCAGGAATTCGCTGGATTAAACCGCAGTGGGATTTTAAGGAAAG GTAGGTGGTCAATAAAAAGTTTCATCGAAACTGAAAACGATGgcgatgatgaagaagagaaagatggcGAAGTGGAGGCAGATCTACCGATTTGCAAGTTTTTCGACAGATGGGTCGAAggaaggaaattgaaaaagaggCGGGAGCCACGTGAAAGCGAGCAATCCAATCAGGGAGACAATCGGTGCAAATGGCTGCACAGTTGGACCATTCGCGTTCTCTCCAGAAAGGAGGGCAGTGCAGTGCTCATGGGTCAGCGCGCATCATCCGC GAATCCAAGGGATATAGTTGGTGCAGTGTATATTGCAGGACGAGTCCAGGAAGTTGTCAATTCGCACGAAATAAAAACAACCAAAGGAGATTTCACATTAGTAGGAAGTATAACAGACGAGAAAAAAG AAATACCTAGCTCTGTGGTGAAGCATTTCAAGGATGGATTCCCATTAAACTGGAATGAAATTATTAGTAGGCATTGGGTTTCGAATTCTGCCTCTGCTTCATCTTCAGATG AAAGCATAGTAGTGAACACTGTTGGTAAGAGGAAGAAGCAAGTTAAATCCAAGCAGCCTTCCAATGCTCTTTCattgaacaagaagaagagcaaacttggaacaaaaataGGAGATCAATCGCCACAAATTATCTGCAAGGAGATATCGCTTTCGCATTGGACATTGCATCGTGACCCCGTTGAGGGATTCACACTTTCTGGAATCGTTGAAAG ttcttcaaatAATGCGGAGATTAGAGTACAGCAAGCTGGAAGAATTCTGTCAAGAATTGGACCCAAAACAGTGAAAACAGAACTGGGTGTGTTCAAATTGAATGGTGGAATCAGCGACAGAGACAAAT GTCTCCCAGAACTCATAAAATCCAAGTTTGCTGCCTCATTTCACTGTCAATGGAAAAGGTTGTTGAATAGCTGCTTAGATAAATTCCCTACAGGCGACAAGAATCGAGACTCTAGTAATGAGAGAAATTCACTAG gtTCAAGTTTTGCAGATGAAAGTACAGCGTTTGATGCCAAGGAATCACAGTCAACTAAG GATCCTTCTTCTAGAAAAAGAAAGTTTTGTGAAGAACCACCAACGAACAAAATGGAGAAAAGAGAAACAGGAACGTTGGATAACAGTTTAGAcgaatcaatttcaattagtGAAAGAGACAAGgaaaacaaagaagaagaatcgACCACTTTGAATCCCTCTAAGAAACGTGCGAAAAAAAATACCGTAAAAAATCCGAAAG gCAACACCAAGGAAAAACGTAAAAGTCAGAAGAAATCTGAAAAGCCCTTGAAGGATAAG gTTAAACCTATTGAGAAggaaaaaacagtaaaaaccgTAAAGAAAAGGCAGAGTGTTGCTGCAATTGAAAAGCCAGTTGCGAAGAAATCTGTGAAAGGTAAAGCGAAACCTACCAAtacaaagaaaaagaagaaaaaggatgagaaaaataaaaagaacaaGGACACTGATGATGACGACTGTGAATTCAACATCAATCTTGAAGATGCTCTCACTAACAAAAATG GAAATGCTTCATTGTTCTCATCATTCATCTCTGACGGTGTATTTGGTAGTGCCTCATTCAAAGACTTCTCGCTTGGTGGATGTCTGTTGAGTGCGAAAAAGTCGAGGAGTAGAGAGGGGGCTGAAACCCCTCCACCCACCAACATGGAGTGGTTCGATTTGCTCAAGAACACCACCTCCAACTCAATCCACAGCGCCAATAGCAGTATCGTTAGCCATGCTAATTCAAA GGTGAAACAAGAGATTAACAAGCGTGTGAAGAAGCTGAACAAAGCTTCTCCAAAACAGTCGAAGAAATCCAAGTCGAAGAATCCAGTAAAAGTTACAACAAAACGAAATAAGGATGTAGACGACCTACTACAGCAGATGACTTCATCGAGAAAAGGCATGTCCACTCCAGTCCTGGTGAGAAAGATGTTCCGACCCAGGACACCCAACTCGGACAATGACAGTTGGGATAGTGACTACTGA